Proteins encoded in a region of the Anaerolineales bacterium genome:
- a CDS encoding 2-oxoacid:ferredoxin oxidoreductase subunit beta (catalyzes the coenzyme A dependent formation of succinyl-CoA from 2-oxoglutarate and ferredoxin) — protein MLNALQNAFAALDLDRRNLVVVSGIGCSSDLPHFLNVYGIHTLHGRALPVAQGIKMANKELTVVVTGGDGDGYGIGAGHFLHAMRRNLDLTYIVMDNRIYGLTTGQASPTSYKGHKTKSTPAGNPECALNPLALAVAGGATFVGRGFSGEPIHLAETMKRAIAHKGFSLVDVLSPCVTWNKSFSYDYYRPLIVKLDQDRHDPSDRDAALRQALREDKLPIGVLYEIDEPTFAEEEPSLQGGPLVRSRIGLTDEEWAALMDEFS, from the coding sequence GTGCTAAACGCATTGCAAAACGCCTTCGCGGCGCTCGACCTCGATCGCCGGAATTTGGTCGTCGTCTCCGGGATCGGCTGCTCCTCGGACCTGCCGCACTTCTTGAACGTGTATGGGATTCACACCCTCCACGGCCGGGCCCTGCCGGTGGCGCAGGGGATCAAGATGGCCAACAAGGAGCTGACGGTGGTGGTCACCGGCGGCGACGGCGACGGCTACGGGATCGGGGCCGGGCACTTCCTGCACGCCATGCGGCGCAACCTCGACCTCACCTACATTGTGATGGACAACCGCATCTACGGGCTGACCACCGGGCAGGCTTCGCCGACTTCCTACAAAGGGCATAAAACCAAATCCACCCCGGCAGGGAATCCGGAATGCGCGTTGAATCCGCTGGCGTTGGCGGTAGCGGGCGGAGCGACGTTCGTCGGGCGGGGCTTTTCCGGCGAGCCGATCCATCTGGCCGAAACGATGAAACGCGCCATCGCCCACAAGGGCTTCTCCCTGGTCGACGTGCTCTCCCCTTGCGTCACCTGGAACAAGTCTTTTTCCTACGATTATTACCGTCCGCTGATCGTCAAGCTGGACCAGGATCGGCACGATCCCTCCGACCGCGACGCGGCCTTGCGCCAGGCCCTGCGCGAGGACAAGCTGCCGATCGGGGTGCTGTATGAGATCGACGAGCCGACCTTCGCCGAGGAAGAGCCGTCGCTGCAGGGCGGGCCGCTGGTCCGCAGCCGGATCGGGCTGACGGACGAGGAATGGGCGGCGCTGATGGACGAGTTTTCGTAA
- a CDS encoding 2-oxoacid:acceptor oxidoreductase subunit alpha, with protein sequence MDARREAVIWIGGEAGEGIASAGDIFMKTAARCGLGAFAHNSYQSVIRGGEVVLQIRVGAHPVLSQGGKWDFLLALNQNVLNHYLPAARPSAAALFNADSVKPPETSAAASLHGIPVGELTRDLSNSPVMQNTILLAALMRLLGIPWDIFVGSIRNQFGKRKPQLADLNVAVARRGWDHAEKKLSLPGPIALEGDGKRRMVITGNQAIGLGAVAGGCKFYSAYPMTPASSIMHWLAPRAARYGMLMKQAEDELAAINMAVGAGYAGVRAMVGTSGGGFALMTEAIGLAGMIEAPVVAVLSQRAGPSTGLATKTEQGDLFQALGASQGEYPKAVLAALDPVDAYYAVIEAHNLAEKYQMPVIVMSDLYLSERNVVVDPENFNARVPIERGETVREAAEGEYLRYRDTVSGVSPRALPGTPGGMHIAASDEHNEMGVLISDWYTNPTMRTRMVEKRMRKMNGVRRDTAEGAFLCEGPEDADLTIVGWGSTYHVLEEARRALTDSGHSAQLIQFRTLWPFPAAGALPILQAAKRCVCVENNQSGQLARLVRQETGFSIPFAVRKYDGEPFSAGPLVQALEICLRPKAPAVQTLISAELDLPVTYE encoded by the coding sequence CCGGCGACATCTTTATGAAGACCGCCGCGCGTTGCGGGCTCGGCGCGTTCGCCCACAACTCCTACCAGTCCGTGATCCGCGGCGGGGAAGTAGTCCTGCAAATCCGCGTCGGCGCGCACCCCGTCCTCTCCCAGGGCGGAAAGTGGGATTTCCTCCTTGCCCTGAATCAAAACGTGCTGAATCATTATCTTCCCGCCGCCCGCCCGTCGGCCGCCGCGCTGTTCAACGCCGATTCGGTCAAGCCGCCGGAAACCTCCGCCGCCGCATCCCTGCACGGAATCCCCGTCGGCGAGCTCACCCGGGATCTTTCCAACAGCCCCGTGATGCAAAACACGATTCTTTTGGCCGCGCTGATGCGCCTGCTGGGCATTCCGTGGGATATTTTCGTAGGCTCGATCCGCAACCAGTTCGGCAAACGCAAACCGCAGTTGGCCGACCTGAATGTGGCCGTCGCCCGCCGGGGCTGGGACCATGCGGAGAAGAAACTGTCCCTCCCCGGTCCCATCGCCCTGGAGGGCGACGGAAAACGGCGGATGGTGATCACCGGCAACCAGGCCATCGGTCTGGGGGCGGTCGCCGGCGGATGCAAGTTCTACTCGGCCTACCCGATGACCCCGGCCTCCTCGATCATGCACTGGCTCGCCCCGCGCGCCGCCCGCTACGGGATGCTGATGAAGCAGGCCGAGGACGAATTGGCCGCGATCAACATGGCGGTCGGCGCCGGCTACGCCGGGGTCCGGGCGATGGTCGGCACCTCCGGCGGCGGATTCGCACTGATGACCGAGGCGATCGGCCTGGCCGGGATGATCGAGGCCCCGGTGGTGGCGGTGCTCTCCCAGCGCGCAGGCCCCTCGACCGGACTGGCGACCAAGACCGAGCAGGGGGACCTGTTTCAGGCGCTGGGCGCCTCGCAGGGCGAATATCCCAAGGCGGTCCTGGCCGCGCTCGACCCCGTCGACGCCTATTACGCGGTGATCGAAGCCCACAACCTGGCCGAGAAATACCAGATGCCGGTGATCGTGATGTCGGACCTGTACCTCTCCGAACGGAACGTCGTCGTCGATCCGGAGAACTTTAATGCCCGCGTGCCCATCGAACGCGGGGAAACCGTGCGTGAGGCGGCTGAAGGGGAATATTTGCGCTACCGCGACACGGTCAGCGGCGTTTCCCCGCGCGCGCTGCCCGGCACGCCGGGCGGCATGCACATCGCCGCGTCCGACGAGCACAACGAAATGGGCGTTCTGATCTCCGACTGGTACACCAACCCGACCATGCGCACCCGGATGGTGGAAAAACGGATGCGCAAGATGAACGGCGTCCGCCGCGATACGGCGGAGGGCGCCTTCCTGTGCGAGGGGCCGGAGGACGCGGATCTCACCATCGTCGGCTGGGGATCCACGTACCATGTCCTCGAGGAAGCCCGCCGGGCGCTGACCGATTCCGGGCATTCCGCCCAGCTGATCCAGTTCCGGACCCTGTGGCCGTTCCCGGCGGCCGGCGCGCTCCCGATTCTGCAAGCCGCTAAACGCTGCGTGTGCGTGGAGAACAACCAGAGCGGGCAGCTGGCTCGCCTGGTCCGCCAAGAGACGGGGTTTTCGATCCCGTTTGCCGTCCGCAAGTACGACGGCGAGCCGTTCTCGGCCGGCCCGCTGGTGCAGGCGCTGGAAATCTGCCTGCGTCCCAAAGCTCCGGCGGTGCAGACGCTCATCTCCGCCGAGTTGGATCTTCCGGTGACCTACGAATGA
- a CDS encoding DinB family protein — protein MTAAETGARNRLGREMEDTRLAFHRLLDSIPDQSFSLPSGNPAWTIGQVLYHMSLAPRFMVLDVQMIGGQRWIYRLVPKLIPRRLFDWLNARLTRWGAGNPSRQFLAAEYDRAHTAVTTVLDSLSEMDLAKRLPYPDWDPLLTGEVSMEYLFGYVKRHFDSHAAQIRRALPRAAAHR, from the coding sequence ATGACCGCCGCCGAAACCGGCGCCCGCAACCGGCTCGGCCGGGAAATGGAGGATACGCGCCTGGCGTTCCACCGCCTGCTGGATTCGATCCCCGATCAGTCGTTCTCGCTTCCCAGCGGCAACCCTGCCTGGACGATCGGACAGGTGCTGTATCACATGAGCCTTGCCCCGCGCTTCATGGTCCTCGATGTCCAGATGATCGGCGGACAGCGCTGGATCTACCGCCTGGTCCCGAAACTGATCCCCCGGCGGTTGTTCGATTGGCTCAACGCCCGCCTGACCCGCTGGGGCGCGGGCAATCCCTCGCGCCAATTCCTCGCCGCGGAATACGACCGGGCCCACACCGCCGTCACCACGGTCCTGGATTCGCTTTCCGAGATGGACCTCGCCAAGCGCCTGCCGTATCCGGATTGGGATCCGCTGTTGACGGGCGAGGTATCGATGGAATATTTGTTCGGATACGTCAAACGGCATTTTGATTCGCACGCCGCGCAGATCCGCCGGGCGCTTCCACGCGCGGCGGCGCACCGGTGA
- a CDS encoding TetR/AcrR family transcriptional regulator — protein sequence MAPRPDVSEERRSQIIDSAIKVFTRKGFADARMDDVAAESGLSKGLLYWYFKSKEEIIIAISDLLFGAEFRTMEVLSSEGGSARECLEKFLDLFIQDLRGIQKVAPVIYEFYALAFRNAMVRRVMQRYLRRFLAFMEPVIRRGMDSGEFVRGDPREKAIAVGAALEGTMLLWAYAPKLFDPERQLRGTMALTLEGLVRK from the coding sequence ATGGCGCCCCGACCCGACGTCAGCGAGGAACGCAGGTCCCAGATCATCGACTCGGCGATCAAGGTCTTCACCCGCAAGGGTTTCGCCGACGCCCGGATGGACGACGTGGCCGCCGAATCCGGCCTCAGCAAGGGCCTGCTGTATTGGTATTTTAAAAGCAAGGAAGAGATTATCATCGCCATCTCCGACCTGCTGTTCGGCGCGGAGTTCCGCACGATGGAGGTCCTCTCGTCCGAAGGCGGCTCCGCGCGCGAATGCCTCGAAAAATTCCTCGACCTGTTCATCCAAGACCTGCGCGGGATCCAAAAGGTCGCCCCCGTGATCTACGAATTTTACGCGCTGGCCTTCCGCAACGCCATGGTGCGGAGGGTGATGCAGCGCTACCTGCGGCGCTTCCTGGCCTTCATGGAGCCGGTCATCCGGCGCGGGATGGACAGCGGCGAGTTCGTCCGCGGCGACCCGCGGGAAAAAGCGATCGCCGTCGGCGCCGCGCTGGAAGGAACCATGCTGCTGTGGGCCTACGCGCCGAAGCTGTTCGACCCCGAACGTCAGCTGCGGGGAACGATGGCGCTGACGCTCGAAGGATTGGTGCGCAAATGA